The sequence AGCGTCATAAATGTTAAATAATCGTTTGAGACTAGTCATTACGAAACTGTCACACGTACAGTCACCTAATAGCTGTTAGCTATTTTAGATCAAAAGAAGTAAGCACAGTTTGTACAGCCGCTTAAATTGATATCAGCAGGGCTCTCAGAACGCTTCCGCTTTAGGTCTGATAGCAAGGATCGAGTGCATGCTCATGTGTGTAACACAGAGTAAGCCCTAAGGCTTTTCAAGTTTTGCTCTACGGAAACTCGGCTTGAAAACCAGATGAACCCCTCTGGATTGTCCCTGACTGCAAGGATAATGAGCGAGAACGCTTGCcttgcttgctttgcttgcGAAGACTAGCGGTCCCAGCGATGAGCGTTTTTGGGATCATGGACAACACTGAGGAGTATTCCTGTTAGTTTAATGAGTCGAGGTCTAAGCCTGCTTGCCAGAACCAAGTATGATCAATTATTACATTGGCATTGGCTGCATCCAAGGGGCTTTCGACAGATGGGTCAGTCAGCCTTCCAGGTGCCTAAGCCTCAACCGTCCTTGGTTTGTCGGTAGTTCTAGAGGAGATATAAATACTCACTGGCACTCCATCCATTCTAGCAGTTATTGATCGGTATATTAGCTGGACTATCTCTTCGCCCCGTCTCAGACAAATAACGCCAAGAACAAATCCGAGCCAATCCCATCATGACTCTTGCAAAGTCTGGCCTCGCTCTACAGCTGCTGGTGCTAACAGGTGCCGCTAACTGCCACCCAGCTCCTCATCAAACACCCGCTCCAGAGTTGAGATTTCTGTATCACCTCAATAGCTCTCTTGGGGAGCCGGTCTCTTTTGGTCCCGGCCCAAGCGGTACCAAAATGTCTATTCCTATTCTAGGCGGGACTGTTGAAGGCCCTAACATCTGCGGTACGTTTTGCCATATCGACTTCCGCATCTTGGCCATTCAACATACTGACTGCATACATTATCACCAGGCGAAGTTATGAACGTTGGTGCAGATTGGGGGACTATTGACGCGAACGGTACCTTCAGGGCTGACGCTCGCTATCAGTTGCGTACCAATGATAGCGCAGACATCTTTGTACATGTCACCGGCCCAACACAGCCAAACGGACAAGTCTTGAACCATATCACGTTTGAGACCGGCAGCGACAAGTACTTCCGGTTGAACAATATCGTTGCCGTCGGCATATCCACCTTGGGACAGACCACAGTCGCAGTTGATGTCTGGGAGATGGTCAATAAACCTTGATGGAACACTCTGGACCGGAGGATATAAGTTTGACCTAGAATGCGGCGCGTTGAGTAATCTCGGTTGATATAAGATAGCTCAagcacttttcttttctgtttgaCTATTATTGAAACTATAAGTACCTGGTACTTTTCGAATTTGTGTTCTTTGGAACACTCTATCCTGTATGTTTCTTCTATATGTACTAGTATACACTCTAGAAAATTGTAGTAAACAAGAAGTCACATCTATTTGCTCTGATTGACTGGTCATTTTATTTGGATCATAGTGCAAATAGATTTATAGATGATTATACCCGAAATACCATGGATCCGTGGAGTTGGGCTACAAAGGCTTCGTCGACGAGGCCCGGGTGACTTAAAGACTGCACATTGTGAGGATTATAGAGCTAAATCTCTTAATATTCACGGTTTACGAGGTCTTGTAGAGTCTGCTGGCTCACCAAGTCGGCAACAAACGCTCCATTAGTATCAATGTTATTCCCTTCCTTCAAGACCTTGAGGGTTGATGTAATTCGATAAAATATCTACTGATTAACTAACCTTATATACTTGTTCATACCTATCTACAgtcacatacgaccataggtagtggaaaattcggggtcccgtctgctcccccatagacaagccactaaccggcagattagtagttgagtgggtgaccatcagcgaacaccggctgttgtatgtttttttttcttttcgttttcgtctTTTAGTTCGTTTAATTGACTGCTGAAATCGCATTGTTTATCTAAAAATCAATTAACTCCTCTAATGACCCAAGCGGAAAATGCAGAATTTTGTTTCAATCCAATGGCACATATCCAACAACAGACCAAGTCGACCCGTCGTACTTCACCTCTCTTACTTTTCCATCCACCATATAATAACAGCGGGCCATATCGTACTTGGATTGTATAGGGGTCCAAACATAATCGGTCGCGGTAAGGCACGTTATATCAGTTCCTTCGTCGGGACTTCCGAGAGTATCTGGAGTTGATGAAGTCTGCCACCCGTTGTTATCGTCATTCTTGGTCATTTGGAGAACAGTATCATTTTGCCATAGAATATAGAAATTCATGAGGCTGTGTATCACTCCAGCAGTCTTGGGGATAGCAAATGCCCCGATGGCTGCTTGAGGCGGGATGGAAATGTCGGGTGGTGCATCTGCAAGTCTACGTTAGGTACAAATTGACTGCCAGAGATGTTTTGTTATATCTCACCTGGAGCTGCGTCTACACTAGCATTCTGCCTCCATTCCGCATAAAGCTTCTGGTCACCTCGTTGGTAGATGAAATTGGCGCTTCCGGTCCTGGATCCCCACCAAGGGACTTCTGCCAGTGCTGAATGATTTACGGCTGAGAGGTTCAAGACGTTGTGACCCCAATACCTGCGTATTGAATAATAGGCTTCTTCTATTCCATTCACTCCGTTCTGAAAGATAACGCTTGGCCAGTGTGCCGCAAGCCTCGTGTTCATGCCTGCTCTTAAGGCTCGCGCGGAGAGTGTCCCTTTTGTGTCAGTAGTCTTCCGCACGGGAGCTACTTCCTCTTGGATTGCCCAATTGTTGAGAAAGCCCTCTTTTCCTTGATAGTATATATCGATTTGCGTGTAATTCTATGTGATACAGATGACATGTAGCACATTAGCTATGAACAACGATTAGAGAAGGGGGGCGCAAGACTTACGCTGGTGGAATTGACCTCATCTTTGAAGTAGAATGTGGAATTGTAACAACTAGCTGCAAGTGGACTACCCATCCTAGGTGGCGGGTCGGTTTGATACGTTGCTACCGTAGACCATTTATCATCGCTGGAGCTGTAGCCGGTCATGCGTAATTGGCCATCATTTCCCTGGTAGAATAGGCGGATGTTGTATTGGCTAGTAGTTTCCCACCATCCGGTTACAGCTATGCTTGAGTTGCGGGCAATGGAGTtcggcgacgatgacgaaggaGTCGAAGAAGGGGACGAAGGAGCACTCGAAGACCTCGAGGACGCTGCGGAGTTGTGATGATGTCGCGACCCAACAACACCGCCAACCACGGCTGCGACTATTACCACAACCAGGGCCACGACTGCGACCGCAACCCATAttattctccttcttctggcaTTTTTCTGCGGCGTGGGAAGTTCAATTGCCGGTACAGCCTCATTCTCGGCTTTTGTCTTGACGCCTGAGCCAGGCAAATCGTCGGCGACCACCTCTAAACCATCATATCCGCGGAGAAGCTCAGGTGCAGCGGTGCCATTTCCGGAGGAATCGACCTCTGGCAAAACTTCAGGCCCTGTGGCCTCGCTGAAGCGTGATCCCATGAGCATCAATTGGGGCGCCTGGAAGTCGTCGTTTCTAGGTaggaagaaggcaaagaaaaataggacaagagaggggaggggagaagagaggttggaagaggaggattcAAGACATGGCGTCGCGTGTCGCAGAGAAACCTGCCAATGGTAAGGCTACTCAGGCGAATTCAGCCTGCAGGTGGCTCCCCTCAAATCCGAGCGAGGCTCATGTAGCATTATTCCACTGCCAAGCTTTCGCAGCTTGGTGAGCCACTATGTATGAGATAATTTTGCAGGGACGCGGTGCTGAAGGATGCAGGGAGCGCCAATTGCAAGGCTGTGAGTGGTGATGCAAGGCTTGGGATCAGCGTCAGGATGCCCAGTTACAGGGTTGATGTTGCATCAGGCCACCAAGATAGGTAAAGTGGAAGATATACTTAGAATGGGTGGGCTGAGATGGGACGATCTTAGCTGAGTACGACTCAACGTGTTCAATGCCAAGCCGGATTAATACCATTGAAAACCACATGGATTTTCCCCGCGCACAACAATTAGATAACACGCCTCTTATAAATAGTCCCTTCTCCCTCGGGCGCAGGATATTACTAGTTGATGTTCAATATTGAAGTGGTGAACAAGCGTCCACAGATGCCGCCGCAGAATCCCACGGAGTACTTTCTTCTAATTGGAAGCAGACAGATTGTGTACAGTGGGTCGCGCAAGAAACTGTAGGCGCATTATGCCAACTTAAAGAGGCGCGATGGTATGTGTCTgctataaatttaacttatacgTATAggttaagtatttattatctcATTTATTATATCATATATTATTAGCATCTATCATATGACTAGTGATACCTGTTCAACCTTATCTAAGCAAAAGAGGAGTAAGAGGGCCCTTTACTAGGTATGCTTCAAGTTCTTACCTGATTTTACGTTGATGATAGGAACGATAGGATTTCTTGAATATACGCAGGGCTTGGTGGAGGAGAATCATATTAGTAGGTATTATCGTAAATATTGCAGagaaaatataagctatCCGTATCATTGTcagatacatgtatacagtATGCATAGTCAGGTAAATGATTTAGTCTATCTTCCTCGCGATGTATTGTATTAATTCAAACTCTTGGAAAAGTTTAAGAGGACGTATTCATTGAACACCCATTTGCGTGTACGATATAATTCGCAATCCTACTACTATTTTTAGGTCTAACAGGACGAGGTACGTGGTCTTAGCTTTCACttggaaaggaaagaagctCTTTAGTAATAAGAGTTATAATCCCTAGTCTGTTTCTCCAGCCCCAAAGACATAGCCTCTAAACTCTGAATCGTCACACTCATATTCGTcaacgaggaagacgaggcaGTCCTGGTGGTGCGACGTTAGGATAGCCTCTAGCATGTCCGATTCTGCTGACGCTGACTTTGCGAGATTGGTGGTTCTTACTACCACCGTTCGTGTATGAAGCATGGGTTACAGCATTAGCATTAGCATTAGTCAGTTCGTAGAGGGAAGATTGGATGGTGATCTCCCGAGTACAGTCAGAATGTTGTCAGAAGATATACCACTATTACCGGTTCAGCCCGAAGCTAACTGGGGAAGCGTCACCAAGCAGACCCACCATCAGCTATAGCTATTCGAGCCTACAAAAAAGTCTACTGCCTGCTATTAACACGGGTACGAGCGCAAATCTAAAAAGGAGATCGAAATAGGGACAAGCAGAATAGGATGATAAGCCGAAGATACATATCAATCTTATCAGGACATTGCGCAGTGACCAAAGGGCTCCGTATAGCATTATTGATGATATGAATTGCTCATCAAGGGCTGATCATACGGACTGTTGTGTGTGAAAGTCTCAGCCATTCAAGATATACAAGTGGTTAGCGTATCAACCCGTGTCTGAGAAAACTTAATACACCCACTTTATCATGGTGCTTGCTTCGGgctttcccctccctctaGTTTTTTGCCAAAATATATGTAGAATTATCAAGATTGAGACTTCTATCACATAAAGATTAGGTCCAACAATTGCAAGATCGCTGTTTGTATCTGGTGGAATCTGAAGCAACAAAAATAAGCAGTGGCTGTAACAAAGTCCAATGTACGCAACGGGAACTTTGGCATCGTCCCATAATCATGTAGTTTAAACAAAAGAACAGCTGATAAAATGGTATGGCACAATGAAAAGACGAAGTGTTTACAAAAAATAATATTCATTGTTTCGTAAGATTCACAGTGTTTTTgtatctatatataagtatcTATAGTGTTCAACCTCAAAAACGGCTCTAGTGCCTGTCAAGCACTGACCTCTGCGCCAACGGATTGTCTCGTGAGCGCCAAGTTGTAATGCGCCTCGACATCATGGTTGATATTCTCCTCGCTAGGATAGACTGTCGAGATGTGCGGGGACACAAACTGATTGGTGGCATTGAGCTTATCCAAGAGAGTGGTCGTAAATTTGTCACCGTCAATACTTCGATCgtggctttttttactgTTCAACATCACCGCTCCACCACGTGTACTCTCTTCATTATTAACCCCAACCTCTGAGATCTTATCTTCTTGTAAAAGAGGAGTTGTGGGGGCTAGTGTAGGTGAGGTCAGCGTCTGGGTAACGTCCTCACCGCGTCGGATGCTTGCTCTTGCTGAGCCATGATCTATCAATGGTTATCATCCGAAGTTTCTGTACTTAGACGAGGGTACTTACTTGGGCGCACGGCACCATCATACGTTAATTCAATGCTCACTACCGGATTAAGACCTCGCATGCGTTGGATATGCGATGCATATACAGCACTCATGATATTTGCCGGCACGCTATGATCGTCCAAGTTTGATGCCAAGTCATCAAAAGGCTTCTTGCCTTCAATGAAGTCCAATGCTTCCCACAGGATCCCTCGTTTGACGTTCTCTGAGTAGATTCCTGGGAGTTGCGAGTTATAACGCCGGTCTAAGTCAGCAACTGAGTAGCTCACCAGCGGCTGTTCCTCATCAAGTAGGTCGCAGTTGCGAAAGACGTGCACTTCAAAGTGGTTATCTGTGCCGATGGTGGCAGTGCTGGGCTTAGATCGATCATGTTTGTCATTGGCTTGTCGTGAGTCGATAACAATGGTCTGCATAGGCCCGCTCTTGATTTCGTGGAACTCGTGCTTGACTCTGCCGATACCTTTGTATAGATCCGGCCCGGGAGTGACCCAACTACGGCGGGTGAAACCGTTATGCTGGAGATTGACTTGAGCGAGGCATATCGGCTCATTATCTTGTATAAAAGAGATCTGGAGAGCGGCATCGATCTCTCCAAATTTCGGCGACAACGTTTGGATGTAGCGATCTGTATACTTGCATGAGTCGCCGTATGTCTTGTCTCCAAACGCTTTCATGTAATCATTGTAGTTGAATGTCTTGAGGAACCCGGCAGGTGTCACAAAACTGCTTACGACTTCGATCCTGTCGGGTTTCTTCTCTGCGGTCCACCCAGATTTGACGAATCGGTACACCATATCGAGGAAATGGTAACCACTGTGAGATACTTTTCCGTATCCGTTATTGAATGAGTGATACTTTTGATCAACAATCTCCGTCGGCAGCCGCCACATACCGTCACAGTGCGTAGAAATGATATTTGTGACTGGCGACCCGGATTTCTCGGTGATTTCTTTAATCATATCGAACGTGCAGTACATGCCAGGATGGTATCGGCGGTGGCTGGTGACGAGGAAAAAAGTACGCTGGCGCTTCTGAAGCTCATTGTAGGCGGTCAATAAGTCTTCGTAATCCTTGGCAATTCCTAGTGCTTGGTCCATGTCGTGTATGACATTCTTTCTGACGGTAATAGGCTTGTCCATGATAACATGGAGGCCACGACTAATTGCCCACAATCCGTAGCTCTTGTGTGCAAGCGGCTCAGTCGAAATAATGACACAGTCGATTTTGAGGCGAGCAGCAAGGTTTGCCAACGAGAGTGAAACATTTTCCGGCATGGCTccagagaagaaagggaCGAAAAAGAGTTCTGCCTCGGGGAAAGCCTTGTTGCGGTGCTCAGTGATTGCTTCCGCATTTTCTTCAACGTCGACGGCGCAGACAAGCTTTGCTCGACCATCACCCTCCAAAGTTTTGAGATGTGGAATATAGATTCGTTTGGCATGAGGGCCGACGCCGACGAGCAGAAAGCGCGTAGGCTCCCTTGAGGCTTGTTCTTCTCGCTTAGAAGGCATTGCTTAAACGATGTTGATTTGAGCTTTTTTGTAATTGCCTATTTAGGGAGAAGGCCGTATCTAACCAAAAGTTAGATAGCATAGATTGAGATCTTGGTAAAGTAGATGTTTATCTTGGAATTATAAGATATAAGATCGAAATATGTGGAAAGAAATGCTACCTTAGCTAACAACTCGccatgtacggagtagtcaTTTACTACATGTAGTCAGAGCTCGCACAGTGCAGAAATGACAACATGTGGGATTCGCAAAACACAGTCAGCCCAATCAAGTTGCTCTTGAGCAACAGGCTGTCTGCCAGTAAGTCGCGGATTATTTCGAGCTGTCGCCGGATAAACACGGATGAACTGGGTGTGTTGGACCATAACCCCAGCAGTTGTAACAGGGGAGGGACGATACCTACCAAGATTTGATTCTGGTGCCAATACAGCTTTTGTGGTGTATGTGTTTCGCATCGTTTGCTCGTGATGACTTCTCAAAAGATTCAAGTTCGGTCGACCGACGATGGAGGTGGGAAACTCACTTCAGCTTGAAACGACCTCTGCTAATATGCAGCAGCGCTACTTTTGGAGTGTTCATGGCGTCTACTTAACAAGCCGATCAATAAAAGCCTCTGGCAGTCGCTGGACATCGTTTTCGAGCACCTTAACTCGGCCGATACGGCCGATCATTTTAACTACCTTAAAAGCGCGTATAGTATCCATATCGACAATGAAAATCCGGGCCAGAGCGTCCAGCCCGAATCTTTTGGTTCAGCCAGGGCGTTTCAGTTCTTCCTGCAATGTCTTCGCGCCACGACTGCATCCTCTGGGGGGCGTCGAAGTGTGGTGAAGCTTATCGTCCCTCTGCAGAAGGGACATATAGTGCGGTCGGACATTATTCCTCTGCGTCTAAGGGACTCTCAATTTGTGGAAACTGCAGTGTCTTTTGCAGAGCCTCTCGAGAGCTACAACGGCTTAGCAATCACATCCTCAGAGACCAGCAACCTTGTGGCACTCTTCTCGGCTGCAACAGCCGGCTTGATCTTGCACCATAATTCTGAGAACGAATCAGGTGAGGGCATTGAAGCACTGTCTCTCGCCGTGGAATCCGAGCTTGACAATAGACTCTCGTTTCCCTGGATATCGTCTGAGACTATTCGACGTCGAACGTTGGTGCTAGTAGAAGGAAGTCGCGCGCATCCCGAAAACGGCGGTGTAGGGCCGGGCATTTATCTCGCAGCCGGAGCCCTTGGCATTAACTTGGTCGTCCTAGACAACTCAGGACACTGGTTAGAAGGGCCGGAATATGCGCACTGGCGTGAGGCATTTATCCCAACTAAACTGACGGACCCCCCAGAAGAGGGTTTTGCCGATCGCATTGTCAAGTCTGTGAAAACCTACGGCAAGCCAGTGGACGGCATCATAACGTTCTGTGACTCTTATGTGACCCAGGTTGCTCAGGCCGCGCAGCAACTAGGCCTTCAGACTGCTTCACCAGATGCGTTGCGCATTGCCACGGACAAATATTTGACAAGCAAGTTTGCAGGGCACCAGGCCTATCAGGCATCTAGTCCAGATGAAGCTCTCGAGATTGCCGGCAAAAACGACCTTCCCTACCCTCTTATCATCAAGCCATGCAATGGATGGAGCTCGGAGGGGGTATTCCGCGTTGATTCTCTCGACACTCTCACAGCAGCGGTCAAGTCCATCGACACATCTCGTCATGGGTCCGAGTTTGTTATAGAGAAATACTGCTCAGGGCCGGAAGTTGATGCAAACTTTGTCTTGCTGGACGGTgaaatcctcttcttcgaagCGTGTGACGATTTCCCCAAAACCGCCGACTCCAACGGTCCCAGCGTCGGGTCGCTCAACACCTTCATTGAGTTGAACAGTGTATACCCATCGGCGCTGCCCGCTCACGAAGTCGATGTGCTTCGCAACAGCTTCCTGGACACGCTAGTCAAGCTCGGCCTGCGGAACGGCATTATGCATCTGGAAGGCCGCGTGGAGTACTCGTCGGTTGACTACAAGATGCAGGATGGAGTTCTCGATTTGCACCCTCGCGACACCGCAGCCGCGACTCCAGAGCCCACTGCCTGGCTTATTGAAATCAATCCACGTCCGCTCGGTATGACGGGCTCGCAGGTCATTGAATCGACGTACGGAATCGACTATTGGGGATTAGCCATGCTCATCGCCGTTGCAGACAAGTCTCGCGCCCGCTTCCTTTCCCAGCCATTCCAGCATGGAGCCCAGTACACATGTGTCATGGTCTTTATTCCGGCTGACTATCCCTCCTCTTGCCAAGGCATCTTTGATTCGGACGATATCTGCGCTGAGCTGAAGGCCCGTAGGCCGGATCTTGCGAACCATATTAGCCGATGTGGGTGCCTGGTCAAGCGTGGACAGAAGGTGCCGCATCCGAGTTCTGGAGTGAATAGCTTTTTGGCCTATTTCAATGTTTTCTCAAGAAAGGGAAGGAGAGAGGCCCTGGAGTTGGCGGATAGGGTGCGGGAGGAGGTTCGCTTTTCATTTATTTGAACCAAGGCATAGAGCTGTTCtatacctaggtacttaTTAAGTATTAGAGTAGTGGGTGTATCACAACCCTACTTGATTCGAGCATAAGACCAATAGGTACTCTGAGCAAGGCTATAAGCCAGTTCAAATTATACTTGACTCCTGCCGTCACTGTCGAACATGCTTCATTGGTGAACCGAACGCACCCAACCAAATGCGGCTGACGCCTTTCTGATAATATTTCACAAAAATATGTGTCTAGTTTTTCCCTCAGAATTAAATTAAACAGGTAGTTGTTGCCATCTCTCCTACAACAATTTTCATCAACTGCCAAGTAGACAgtattctaaaaaaaaaaaaaaaaaaaaaaaaaaaaaaaaaaaaaaaaaaaaaatgaatccTTAACTATGTTAAAGTCTCGCTTGAATGAATGTTACTTTGACTTTGATATAAAGATCAAACCCAGTGCTGTATCTAGGATTACCTCATCCACCAAATTTGTCTCTTAGTGTAGAGCCTGCATCCCAACCATCTCCCAGTATTTCCCTCGCCTCTCCATCAAGTGCTCGTGGCTGCCCATTTCCAGCAACGCCCCATCCTGCAGCACGCAGATAACATCTGCATTCACAACGGTGCGAAGCCGGTGCGCCACCATGATGGTGGTCCTGCCCTTTCTGACAGCATCCATGGCTGCCTGAACAATGGTCTCAGACTCGGTGTCCAGCGCTGAAGTGGCCtcgtcgagcagcagcactttTGGCTTTCGGAGAAAGGCGCGTGCAATGGCGATGCGCTGCTTTTGCCCACCGCTGAGCATGCTTCCGCCAGTACCTACAGGTGTGGACAGCCCTTCACTATCATGTTGTCAGATTCTCTCGCAAACAGGATGACATTGACTGGGGGGCACTTACGGTAGCGACTCTACAAACTCTAGAATGTTGGCCGCTCTGCACGCTGCCAGAACGTCGTCATCGCTTACTGCGTTCTCGGCCAACCCGATGGCCACATTATCTCTTATTGTGCCCGAGAACACGATTGTTTCTTGGCTAACAAGTGAGATGGTCCGGCGGTACTCGTCCACATCCAAATCTCGAATATCCTGTCCATTGATAAGAATCCGTCCGTGATCCGGATCATAGAAGCGCTCGAGTAGGGATATGCACGTGCTTTTTCCACTTCCACTCTGACCGACGAGGGCAAGAGTCTGGCCTGGCTTGATTGTAACACTGAGCCCATCGAGAGCACGGCGGTTTGGCCGAGTAGGGTAAGTAAATGACACATTGTCAAAGTGAATTTGACAGGTGCTGCTCGTCTCCAaatcttgtttctctttcagTTGCATTTCGTCCGCAGAATGCCTACTCCATGCTTTATTGTTGATGCTAGGCTTTACGTTCAGGATGCGCTGCAGTTCATCGCTGGCATGCATAGCTTTGCTAGCATCAGGCGCAAAGGTAAATATGGATCCAGCGATCTGAGACCCTGAAATAAGACTGACGAAACATATATAGAATTGGAAAGTGGTGTACTCCTCATCTGCTATGAGGGTTCCGCCATACCAAAACGccaaagcagagcagagatAGACAAGAGATTGCGACGCGGCGTACAGACTAGAGGCAGAGAGTATAGAGCGAAGAGACTTGGCTGCTTGCTTTGCTAAGAAGCCGTCGTAACGAGCCAGAGCATATTTTTCAAGTCCAAGGGATGCGACTGTCCGCACTGAGCGGACAAGTTCTCCAGAATAAGCCGCTGAATCAAGTCCACTCTGTCTAATCTTGCTATCAAATGCCGATAGCATCTGCAGCCGAAGCCAGCCACAGGCCACCACGACAGGCATAGTAGCAGTGCAAACAAGGGCTAGCTTCCACCCTACAGCTAAAGAGAGAACGATGCCGG comes from Trichoderma asperellum chromosome 3, complete sequence and encodes:
- a CDS encoding uncharacterized protein (SECRETED:SignalP(1-18)~EggNog:ENOG41) → MTLAKSGLALQLLVLTGAANCHPAPHQTPAPELRFLYHLNSSLGEPVSFGPGPSGTKMSIPILGGTVEGPNICGEVMNVGADWGTIDANGTFRADARYQLRTNDSADIFVHVTGPTQPNGQVLNHITFETGSDKYFRLNNIVAVGISTLGQTTVAVDVWEMVNKP
- a CDS encoding uncharacterized protein (EggNog:ENOG41~TransMembrane:1 (i76-99o)), whose protein sequence is MLMGSRFSEATGPEVLPEVDSSGNGTAAPELLRGYDGLEVVADDLPGSGVKTKAENEAVPAIELPTPQKNARRRRIIWVAVAVVALVVVIVAAVVGGVVGSRHHHNSAASSRSSSAPSSPSSTPSSSSPNSIARNSSIAVTGWWETTSQYNIRLFYQGNDGQLRMTGYSSSDDKWSTVATYQTDPPPRMGSPLAASCYNSTFYFKDEVNSTSNYTQIDIYYQGKEGFLNNWAIQEEVAPVRKTTDTKGTLSARALRAGMNTRLAAHWPSVIFQNGVNGIEEAYYSIRRYWGHNVLNLSAVNHSALAEVPWWGSRTGSANFIYQRGDQKLYAEWRQNASVDAAPDAPPDISIPPQAAIGAFAIPKTAGVIHSLMNFYILWQNDTVLQMTKNDDNNGWQTSSTPDTLGSPDEGTDITCLTATDYVWTPIQSKYDMARCYYMVDGKVREVKYDGSTWSVVGYVPLD
- a CDS encoding uncharacterized protein (EggNog:ENOG41), with translation MPSKREEQASREPTRFLLVGVGPHAKRIYIPHLKTLEGDGRAKLVCAVDVEENAEAITEHRNKAFPEAELFFVPFFSGAMPENVSLSLANLAARLKIDCVIISTEPLAHKSYGLWAISRGLHVIMDKPITVRKNVIHDMDQALGIAKDYEDLLTAYNELQKRQRTFFLVTSHRRYHPGMYCTFDMIKEITEKSGSPVTNIISTHCDGMWRLPTEIVDQKYHSFNNGYGKVSHSGYHFLDMVYRFVKSGWTAEKKPDRIEVVSSFVTPAGFLKTFNYNDYMKAFGDKTYGDSCKYTDRYIQTLSPKFGEIDAALQISFIQDNEPICLAQVNLQHNGFTRRSWVTPGPDLYKGIGRVKHEFHEIKSGPMQTIVIDSRQANDKHDRSKPSTATIGTDNHFEVHVFRNCDLLDEEQPLVSYSVADLDRRYNSQLPGIYSENVKRGILWEALDFIEGKKPFDDLASNLDDHSVPANIMSAVYASHIQRMRGLNPVVSIELTYDGAVRPTRASIRRGEDVTQTLTSPTLAPTTPLLQEDKISEVGVNNEESTRGGAVMLNSKKSHDRSIDGDKFTTTLLDKLNATNQFVSPHISTVYPSEENINHDVEAHYNLALTRQSVGAEVSA
- a CDS encoding uncharacterized protein (EggNog:ENOG41), with translation MTSQKIQVRSTDDGALLLECSWRLLNKPINKSLWQSLDIVFEHLNSADTADHFNYLKSAYSIHIDNENPGQSVQPESFGSARAFQFFLQCLRATTASSGGRRSVVKLIVPLQKGHIVRSDIIPLRLRDSQFVETAVSFAEPLESYNGLAITSSETSNLVALFSAATAGLILHHNSENESGEGIEALSLAVESELDNRLSFPWISSETIRRRTLVLVEGSRAHPENGGVGPGIYLAAGALGINLVVLDNSGHWLEGPEYAHWREAFIPTKLTDPPEEGFADRIVKSVKTYGKPVDGIITFCDSYVTQVAQAAQQLGLQTASPDALRIATDKYLTSKFAGHQAYQASSPDEALEIAGKNDLPYPLIIKPCNGWSSEGVFRVDSLDTLTAAVKSIDTSRHGSEFVIEKYCSGPEVDANFVLLDGEILFFEACDDFPKTADSNGPSVGSLNTFIELNSVYPSALPAHEVDVLRNSFLDTLVKLGLRNGIMHLEGRVEYSSVDYKMQDGVLDLHPRDTAAATPEPTAWLIEINPRPLGMTGSQVIESTYGIDYWGLAMLIAVADKSRARFLSQPFQHGAQYTCVMVFIPADYPSSCQGIFDSDDICAELKARRPDLANHISRCGCLVKRGQKVPHPSSGVNSFLAYFNVFSRKGRREALELADRVREEVRFSFI